Within the candidate division TA06 bacterium genome, the region ATGTTGCCGGTGCAAAAAATGATAGGTGGCAGTGTGGGCAAATTGGGGGAAACGTTTTCCGTGCAGATAAGGTTGATTGATTTAAGAACTGCAAGAGTTGAAAAAACGGCCACCCAAGATTGCAACCAGAAAATGGACTATCTTCTTACAGATGAAATGAAATTTATTGCCAACGATATATCCGGAAAAATTGTGCCCCTTGGCGGTGGGTCTGATGGAAATCAACCAATAAAACAAAATATAGTATATAGATATCAATTGGGTGTGTTTAGTATTGGAAGGTTGGACAAATTTAGCAATGGGATTCGTAACGAAATTGAAATACCAGACAGTATTAAAAACCAATTAAGTAATGGTGCCTGGGGTTGGTTTGGGCTTATAGTGCCAGGCGGTACTTTTTACCCAGCACATAAACCATTGCACGGGTTAATATTTCTAGCTGCAGAAGGTGCTTTAATATATTGGGCAAATACAGATGGATCATCACCCGAAAGCCCCGGTTTGTTATTTTTAGAGCTACATTTAGGGCAATGGATTTGGGGCATGGTAGAACTTGGAAAATACAATAAGAAGATATTGGGTAAAAATTATAAATTAGCTTTTAATGTTTATCCTGAAGAAGTCAATATTAAAACAGCTATTGTGCTGAATTTTTAAAAGCAATGTACCAAGACGTTTCCCAAAATCTTGACTTTCCCGAACTGGAAAAAAGAGTATTAAAATTCTGGGAAGACAACAAGACCTTTGAAAAGCTGGCAGCCCGTAACCGCGGCTCGGCAAAACGTTTCCGCTTCATGGACGGGCCCATCACCGCCAACAACCCCATGGGGGTGCACCACGTCTGGGGCCGCACCTACAAGGACCTGTATCACCGCTACAAGGCGATGCAGGGTTACGACGCCCGCTACCAGAACGGCTTTGACTGCCAGGGCCTGTGGATCGAGGTGGAGGTTGAGAAGGAACTGGGCTTCAAGTCCAAGCGCGACATCGAGGCCTACGGCATCGAACGTTTCGTCAACCGGTGCAAGGATCGGGTGGACAAGTATTCCAAGGTCCAGACCGAACAGTCCATCCGCCTGGGGCAATGGATGGACTGGGATAATTCCTATTTCACCATGGCTCCGGACAACAACTACGCCATCTGGCACTTCCTGAAGAAATGCCACGAGCGGGGCTGGATCTACCAGGGCACCGACGTGATGCCCTGGTGCGCCCGCTGCGGCATCGCGCTTTCGAATCAGGAGATCGCCACCGAGGGTTATCAGGAGATGACCCACAAGAGCGTCTATATCCAGCTGCCCATCGTTGGACGGGACAAGGAATATCTTCTGGTCTGGACAACCACGCCATGGACATTGACCTCCAACACCGCGGTGGCGGTGCATCCCGACTTCACCTATCTCAAAGTGCGTCAGGAAGGCAACGTTTATTACATGGCCAAAGGGCGCAAGGAGGTCCTTAAAAAGGACTATGAGACCATCTCGGAGCTGCCGGGCCGGGAGCTGGTGGGGCTGAAGTACCAGGGCCCGTTCGATCACCTGGAGGCCCAGAAGGGAATTGAGCACCGGACCGTAGCCTGGAAGGAAGTAACCGAGGAGGACGGCACCGGTATGGTACACATCGCCCCGGGCTGCGGCAAAGAGGACTTTGCCCTGTCCAAGGTTGAAAACCTGAAAGTGGTGGCACCCCTGGATGAGGCCGGGATATACCTGCCGGGATTCGACTGGCTGAGCGGAAAAAATGTCAACGACGTGGCCGAGGCCATCGTCGAAGACCTGAAGAAACGGGGCGCGCTGTACTACGCCCACAAGTTCACCCACCGCTATCCCGAATGCTGGCGCTGCCATTCGGAGCTGGTGTTCCGCTTAGTGGACGAATGGTTCATCAGCATGGGGCCGGTCTACGACAAACCCTACGATCAGGTGACCGCGGAGGAAAAGAAGAACAGCCTGCGCTACCGGATCATGGATTCGGTCAAGCAGGCCCGCTGGATCCCGGACTTCGGCCTGGACCGGGAGCTGGACTGGCTAAAGAACATGGATGACTGGTGCATTTCCCGCAAGCGTTACTGGGGGCTGGCCCTGCCTATCTTCAAGTGCGTCTGCGGCAACCTTGAAGTGATAGGAAGCTATCAGGAGTTGAAGAAATGCACCGTAGCTGGCTGGGATAAATTCGAAGGGCACACACCGCATCGGCCATGGCTGGATGACATCCGTATATCGTGCAATAAATGCGGCCGAGAGGTGGCTCGGATCCCCGATGTCGGAAATGTTTGGTTGGATGCAGGGATCGTGATGTTCTCCACAATAATGCCTCTGGATAAGTGCTACACCCCGGACAAGGAGAACTCCGGGAAGTATCGATACGATCCTACGCAAGTCTATCCCGAAAATCGGGAATACTGGAAGGAATGGTTCCCGGCCGAGTTCATCACCGAGTGTTTTCCGGGCCAGTTCCGCAACTGGTTCTACGCCATCCTGACCATGAGCACCGTGCTGGAGGGAAAGTCGCCGTTCCAATGCCTGCTGGGCCACGCCCTGGTCAAGGACGAGAAAGGCGAGGACATGCACAAGTCGGCCGGCAACTCCATCCCCTTCGACGAGGCGGCCGGGAAGATCGGGGCCGATCTGATGCGTTGGATGTTCTGCTGCCAAAACCCGGTGATCAACCTCAATTTCGGTTACCACACGGCCACCGAGTTCAAGCGCAAACTTCTGACCCTGCATAACGTTTACTCTTTCTATATCACCTATGCCAAGCTGGACGGATTTGTTCCCCAGGGAAAAAGCCTGGACAAGTGCGAACTGACGCTGCTGGACAACTGGATATTGTCAGAACTGAACCTGCTGGTAAAGGGAGTCCGGGAGAAGCTGGACGACTACGATGTGGCCTCGGCCTGCAAAAAACTGGAGTCTTTCACCGAGGACCTTTCCACCTGGTATGTGCGGCGGTCCCGGCGGCGTTTCTGGAAATCGGAATCCGACTCCGACAAGGAGGCCGCTTATTTTACGTTATATACTTGCTTAGAGACACTGCTGCGTGTCATGGCCCCTATCATGCCGTTCTGGGCCGAGGAGATGTACCAGAACCTGGTGAGGTCGGCCGATCCCAAAGCCCCGGAGAGCGTGCACTTGACCGAGTATCCCTCGGTTGATAAAAAACTGACAGACCAAAAATTGTCCGACGAAATGGCCCTGGTACGCAAGGTGGTCTCGCTGGGCCACGCCGCCCGCAAAGAAGCCAAGCTCAAGGTCCGCCAGCCGCTGGAAATTATGTATGTCGGAAAGATCAATCGTGTTCAATTCGTTGGTATAGCTAAGTACGAAGAAATAATTAAAGATGAAATAAATGTAAAGAAAATAGATTATGCATTAGACATTGATTTCTATCTGAACTGGAAGGTAAAACCTGATTTTACGAAGCTGGGTCCTAAATACGGAAAAGATGCAATTGCAATTGCAAAAAAACTTAGCGCTTTGTCCAGTGATGATATTAAAAAATTCCAACCATACGGTGAAGTGCCAATTGATTTTAATGGCACTATTTTCCAGGTTAATTATAACGATTTCACTAGAGAAAAGGAAGCGCAAGAGGATTACGCGATGCAAGAAGAAAGCGATTATGCGGTAGTGCTAAAAAAACAGCTTTCACCCGAACTTCTATCCGAAGGCTGCGCCCGGGAGCTGGTGCATGGGATCCAGAACCTCCGCAAGGAATCGGGCTTTGAAGTGTCCGACCGGATCACGGTCATATACCGGACGGATCCCGAACTGTCGGCGGCCATCGAAAAATTCAAAACCTATATCATGAACGAGACCCTGGCCCTGAACCTAACAACGGGATCGCCGGAAACAGCCGGGCAGCAAATTCAGATCAACGGCCATCCCATCAACTTAGTAATAGAACAGATAAAACCCTAAGGAGGTATCAAACCCTTAAATGAACAAAAAAGAGCTGCAAAAATACGAGGCCATCCTGCTGGACGAAAGAAAGCGCTTCATCACCGAGCTGGCCCAGATCAAAAGCGAGGGGCTGATGGCCAGCCAGAAGGAATCGGCCGGAGACCTTTCCTCGGCCTCCTATCATCCGGCCGATCAGGGTTCCGACACCATGGAAAAGGAAAAGAGCGTGTTCCTGGCCTCCAGCAAGGGCAACGAGCTTTACGAAATTGACCAGGCCCTAATGCGGGCCAAGGACGGCAAGTTCGGGATTTGCGACAGCTGCGGCAAAGAAGTGGATCCGGCCCGGCTGGAGGCCATGCCTTACGCCCGGTACTGCATCAAATGCAGCCGCCAGGCCGAACAACTGGCCAAGAACGGCAACAAAGAGCAATAAGGGACATTTGTGACGAAGATACGACTGCGCAACCGCATCGTTGTGATTACGGCGACCCTGGCGGTATTTGTGCTGGACCGATGGACCAAGCTTTTGGTGGAGTCCCGCCTGGCCCTGGGAGAAAGCTATGAAGTGCTGGGGAAGGTTTTGCAATTTACCCATATCACCAACAGCAACGGAGTGATGGGCATTTCCTTCGGTCCCTTCAGCCGCTACCTGATGCTGCCCCTTTCGCTTTTGGCCATAACCGCAATAGTTTATTTTTACCTCCGCAGCCAAAGCCGGAGCCTGCTCTCAGCCCTGGCCACCGGATTCATTCTGGGCGGGGCGGCCGGCAACATGCTGGACCGGTTCCGCACCGGGGTGGTGACGGACTTCATAGACTGCGACATGCCGGACATCATCATTCACCCGTTCAAGGCGGGGATCCTGAAATTTCCGGGATTTTATCTGGACCGTTGGTATACCTTCAACATAGCCGACAGCGCAGTGCTGATAGGGGTGACCCTGCTTATTTTTTTTACCATAAAAGAAGAATACCGGGCCAACCACGACCCAGGAACAAAGAAATAACGTATTGTTCAGGCCGGCTTGCCATCACACCAAGCCACAGAGAACGCTAAGAAGTTATCCGCAAATATTATTTTGGATCTGAAGACAGTTGATGAGAAACCGCTTACAGAGAAGCTCTAATAAATTAGATAAAATGGGACACCTTTTATTTGGCAAACTCGCCGCTCAAAGTAATCCATAAAAAAATTCTCTGCGTGTGGCTCTGTGTGAGAAAAAACACCTGATGATATAGTCATAAAACGACGGGCGTAAAATATTTTTTCAATAATGAACAAATTCCGGCGACATAGGCGGCGGCCCTTGGGGTACTGGCCGCTGTTTCTGTTTTTGGCGGCATGGGCTCCGGTGGCCCGTCCTCTTTGGGGACAGGTCACAGCCCAGCAGCCGGGAACGGAGGAGGCCGGACTCCCGCCGGCTACCACTAGCGTCCAGGCCCCGGACTCGTCGGCGGACACCCTAAAGGCCGTCCCGGACAGCGTGGCCGGCTACGGCCAGGGCGGCTGGGACCTGCTTAACGACGATACCGCCACGACCGCCATCCGCTACCAGGCCGACCTGATAGATTACCGGCTGGATCTGAGCCTGATCAGTTTGACCGGCCGGGCCGAGGTGCGGTATAAGGAAATAAAAGTGACCGGGGACAGCATCAGCTTGGACACCAAGAACCAGATGCTGACGGTGGACCAAAACCCGGTGCTGTACGACGGCAACGAGGCCATCAAGGGCGACCGGATGGTTTACGATTTCAAGGCCCGGCTGGGCTGGATATACAACGGCATCACCGATTTCAACCGGGGCCGCTACTGGGGACGCCGGATCCGCCAGGTGGACGACCGGGTGCTGAACATCGACTACGGCCGCTACACCACCTGCGACTGCGATACTCCTCATTTTTACTTCTGGTCGCG harbors:
- a CDS encoding TraR/DksA C4-type zinc finger protein; translation: MNKKELQKYEAILLDERKRFITELAQIKSEGLMASQKESAGDLSSASYHPADQGSDTMEKEKSVFLASSKGNELYEIDQALMRAKDGKFGICDSCGKEVDPARLEAMPYARYCIKCSRQAEQLAKNGNKEQ
- a CDS encoding isoleucine--tRNA ligase, with amino-acid sequence MYQDVSQNLDFPELEKRVLKFWEDNKTFEKLAARNRGSAKRFRFMDGPITANNPMGVHHVWGRTYKDLYHRYKAMQGYDARYQNGFDCQGLWIEVEVEKELGFKSKRDIEAYGIERFVNRCKDRVDKYSKVQTEQSIRLGQWMDWDNSYFTMAPDNNYAIWHFLKKCHERGWIYQGTDVMPWCARCGIALSNQEIATEGYQEMTHKSVYIQLPIVGRDKEYLLVWTTTPWTLTSNTAVAVHPDFTYLKVRQEGNVYYMAKGRKEVLKKDYETISELPGRELVGLKYQGPFDHLEAQKGIEHRTVAWKEVTEEDGTGMVHIAPGCGKEDFALSKVENLKVVAPLDEAGIYLPGFDWLSGKNVNDVAEAIVEDLKKRGALYYAHKFTHRYPECWRCHSELVFRLVDEWFISMGPVYDKPYDQVTAEEKKNSLRYRIMDSVKQARWIPDFGLDRELDWLKNMDDWCISRKRYWGLALPIFKCVCGNLEVIGSYQELKKCTVAGWDKFEGHTPHRPWLDDIRISCNKCGREVARIPDVGNVWLDAGIVMFSTIMPLDKCYTPDKENSGKYRYDPTQVYPENREYWKEWFPAEFITECFPGQFRNWFYAILTMSTVLEGKSPFQCLLGHALVKDEKGEDMHKSAGNSIPFDEAAGKIGADLMRWMFCCQNPVINLNFGYHTATEFKRKLLTLHNVYSFYITYAKLDGFVPQGKSLDKCELTLLDNWILSELNLLVKGVREKLDDYDVASACKKLESFTEDLSTWYVRRSRRRFWKSESDSDKEAAYFTLYTCLETLLRVMAPIMPFWAEEMYQNLVRSADPKAPESVHLTEYPSVDKKLTDQKLSDEMALVRKVVSLGHAARKEAKLKVRQPLEIMYVGKINRVQFVGIAKYEEIIKDEINVKKIDYALDIDFYLNWKVKPDFTKLGPKYGKDAIAIAKKLSALSSDDIKKFQPYGEVPIDFNGTIFQVNYNDFTREKEAQEDYAMQEESDYAVVLKKQLSPELLSEGCARELVHGIQNLRKESGFEVSDRITVIYRTDPELSAAIEKFKTYIMNETLALNLTTGSPETAGQQIQINGHPINLVIEQIKP
- a CDS encoding signal peptidase II, whose protein sequence is MTKIRLRNRIVVITATLAVFVLDRWTKLLVESRLALGESYEVLGKVLQFTHITNSNGVMGISFGPFSRYLMLPLSLLAITAIVYFYLRSQSRSLLSALATGFILGGAAGNMLDRFRTGVVTDFIDCDMPDIIIHPFKAGILKFPGFYLDRWYTFNIADSAVLIGVTLLIFFTIKEEYRANHDPGTKK